Below is a genomic region from Actinomadura sp. NAK00032.
ACCGAGTTCGTCACCCCCGCGCGCCTGTCCCCGGACGCCGCCGCCCGCGCCACGGCCGCCGCCGTCACCGCCCACCGCACCCTCGGCCTCCGGGACATCTCCCGCACCGACCTCATCGTCTCCCCGGACGGCGAAGTCCACTTCCTGGAGGTCAATGTCGCCCCCGGCATGACGGAGACGAGCCTCCTCCCCCGCGCCGTCAGCGTCGCCGGCCTGGACCTCGGCGAGGTCTGCGAGTCGCTCCTCCAGTCCCGCCTCGCCTGACACACCGCGCCACGCCACCCACCCTCGTTTCACGTGAAACAAGCCGCGCAGCCCTCAGCCCAAATCTCCGAAGCAGGAGCCGTAAACCCTCCCTGTACCGGAGGATGGTGAAGGCCGCGCCCTCCGCGTGAAGGCTCCACCCACCTTCGCCCCCGCAACTCACCACCGCGGGGACGCAGCGATCACCGCGCGCTCTAGCCTCCCGCGCCCAGAAGCTCCAGCCCCTCTCCCTCCAGATGCGGGAGAGCCGCCGCCTCGCGTCCCGCGAGGAGGAGAACGACGGCCTGGAGCGGACCGGCCACCAACGGACCGTCCCCACGCGCCCATCCCACGTCCGTGGCCGCGACGCGCAGGCCGCGAAATCGTTTCTTGGCGCCGAAGCCAAAGGGCGCCGGGATCTGCCAGATGCGGTCGGCGGCCACCAACGCCGGCTCGACCGGCATCGCGAACTCGCGCCCGAGTGGGGCGAAGATGTCCTGCGCGTGGACCAGGATGTCCAGAAGGGGTTCCTTGATCGAGGTGCCGGGAGCCCGCCGCCGGAGACCGGCCCCCTTCCGCACGATCGCGATCAGCTCATCGGTCGGCAGCGCCGCCCGCTCGATAGCCGTCTCACGGATCATCCCGTGGAAGTCCCCGCGCGCCCGCACGAGCTCCCGCAGCGCCGTACCCGCCGTGATCTCCGACCCCAGACCGACATGGGCGACGACATCGCGCACCCGCCAGCCCTCGCACAACGAGGCGTGCTCCCACTCGTCC
It encodes:
- a CDS encoding maleylpyruvate isomerase family mycothiol-dependent enzyme, which encodes MDREEMWRHIGEQRSAVADALTDLRPDEWEHASLCEGWRVRDVVAHVGLGSEITAGTALRELVRARGDFHGMIRETAIERAALPTDELIAIVRKGAGLRRRAPGTSIKEPLLDILVHAQDIFAPLGREFAMPVEPALVAADRIWQIPAPFGFGAKKRFRGLRVAATDVGWARGDGPLVAGPLQAVVLLLAGREAAALPHLEGEGLELLGAGG